The nucleotide sequence TGCAGGGTATTCCCTATGAGAAAGTCAAGGAACACCTCCCACTTTAGGAGGCTGAGACGGTTGGGGCTCTCTAGCTCCACACCAAGCCTTGGATCCTGGCCTCTGGGTCTGCCCCgccctccctcagcttcccacCCTACTGTGTTCCAGAAGCAAATGGTGGTTCTGGCTCCGGGACGACCATGACCCACTTAGAGCAGAGCCAGGGCTGCTGCCCCTCCCCTAGGGGACCTAGTGGAGGCTGGGGAGGGGAAAAAGAAGTTGGCAGTGGGCAGTTTTCCAGAGGCTCCTTTTGTTAGGGCTAAGATAGGAGCTTCAGGCCTGGGAAAGGCGCCTCCTCCTCTCTGACAATTGTGTTTGGTTTCCAGCCTCAGGGAGGATTCTACTCCTTCTAGTTCCCATGCGGCCCCACTCCACTGAGACCACGCTAGTCCCGTCAgccccaggtctcttcagggacACAGGAGGCATGTGCCCAGGAAAGGTTCGTTTGGAGGGTGCTATCCGGCTTGGGCCTGGGACTAGAGCAGAGGGAGTCAAATCCAGACTATATTCTGCATTTTGGGCCCTTCCCAGCCCTTCCCTACCACACCCAGGTCCTCACCAGGATGAGTGGGTTGGGATGGCCCAAAATAAGAAGCTGATTAAATCCGTCTCCCACCTTCACCCCAAaataagagaggaagggaaaacttccTCGGACTACTCCCACGCAGCTTCCTTCAGGACCAGGGTGGGCTAGGGTCAACGAAGagttggggatgggggtggggacgCCCAAGTTAGTCTGGACGCTTGAGGGCGACCCAGGCCCACCCTCAACTCACTCGCCTAGCGACTCCCCCTAGTCTCTCTGCAATTAACGCAGAAAAAACAATTAATAACAAAAAGAGCCCCGAAGGCGCCGGCAGGGGCGAGGACGCGGGAGGCGGTGGCCAGACTGAGCCCCCGCTGCTCACAGAAGAGCTTTGTGTGCGCGGAAGTTCGGCCCGCCACGATCCTCGACGCCAGGGCCCGGGGGGCCCGCAGCGAGGGCGATCCAGGGGGAGGCGAGTACCGCTCGGCCGCCCCCGACGCCCCACTTGGGACAGATGCGCCCGCGCAGGGCCGCGGGCACCTGAGTGCTGCCAAACCGAAGGAACAACTGGCGAGCGACACCGGCCCGGACGGTGCGGGGTTGGAGCGGAGTCCAGTGTTTGGGGGGTTTCCGCCTGCTGCCTCGGTGCGCGCGGAGCTCGGGAGAGCCAGGCCCGGGCCCCGCTGCAAAGTTCttccagggaaggaaggaatgagaaaGAGTCGGTGGCGGCGGAGGGGGTTTGTTGGAGGCAGGCAGAAGTTGGATCGGCTTGCGAGTTTGCAGATGAGGAGGTAAAAGAAAGGCTGGAGCAGCAGAGCCCCCCAAGAGCCCTGCTCTCAGCGGGGACTGTTCCCCTGGAGACCCCCCGGGCTCGCCTACCCGGTGGGCGCAACTCCGGGAAGGGCCGGAGGAGCTCACTTACTTCGGGGCTGAAGTTGCTGCCTTGGGCCCAGCCGAGGGAGGCGAGCGCCGTGCCGAGCGTGAGCAGGGGGAGCAGGAGGCTGCGGGAGGGTCGAGGGGCGGGAGACATGGTCCGCGGCGTCGGGGCGCCGGGCGGTGCGGGCTCCGCGGCGGGGCCCACGCCCTGGGGTCGCGCCGCAGCTCTCTCGGGGGCGCCTTTGTCTTCTGAAGGAACGGAATTTGGATTCCTAGAGCGCAGTCGGCTTGGAGGTGAGGGGATTGCTCCTGAAAGTGCCTGTTTGCTCTTCCCTTTTCCGTTTTTTGATCTTTCTTCTGCTTAGTCGGCGAACTGGCTTGGAAGCCCTCTCTGTTCCCTCCTTtggtccctcccttctcccacagCCTCTCCTCCGCCCCCGCCCCAATGCCCTCCTTTCCTGGTGGGGACGTGGTTGTTTCAGCCTGAATCCAATTACAGCCAAGcgcaggagagaaggaaaaaaaaaaaaaaaagttgtctttCTGTGGTGCAGGCTGCCATCTGCAGGGGTTGAGGCCACAGCCGACAACTAACTAGGAGCCTGGGTGTCCCAGGGGACGGGATGCGGAAGACTTTCTCTTCCTAAGCATTTTTTGGGTGGCCTGATTCCCGTAGTATTCAGCATGTCTCACTTCAGAGTGATAAGTATTGGGAGCCCCGGTGGTTAGGGATGGTGGTGCCATGAGAGAAAACTTTTCCATGCGGGTGAGGAAGGCTGGGAGAAGGGGCATTTGACAAGGCTGCCCCTTGTTAAATGTGTGTGCTGAGACCTGACAAACTCCTTCTCTGGCCCCACACTTAGACGGTAACAAAAGACTTTGCCTAACATCGAACACAGTTACTTTGAATTTGGGGGCCCACCTCTTTATTATTGGCTTTTCCAATCTGGCTGTTCCATTGAGTGTGAACTGCCTGGCCAGGAAAAGGGTTCAAGGTCACAGAATTAAGCAAAGCCAGATGGAAGTTTGATGAAAATTATTGGAAGAGATTGGGAGTTAGGATTTGGAGTTCGGTTCAGTCTTTACGCTGGAGACAGTTCCTTAGAGTACAACTTCCGTGATGGCTGGGCTGGGAGAACAAAAGGAGAGAAGTATGCAGGGAAGGGGGAGGACAGGCTGGAGCTGGCAGTAAGGAAGGGAGATAGATAAGAGGTTGAGAACTAGATCTGGAAAACCACCAAGcagtggggcagaggcaggaaaagtgtGGGAGACAGAAAACTCGACCATCAGCGAAATGCAAGATCTAAGAATTGCTTTTGGTCAGCGAGAGGAAGGAGGTcgtggggagaggaagggagggaaagcaaGCAAGGGAAGCTgtaggggagggggatagaaaTCAGGTCAGGTaggaagctccagggatcctgcACTACGAGGTTTGTGGTAGAAAGATACAGGACCAGCCTTCAGTACTGGGACAGGAACAAAGGTCCTTGCCTTTAGAATCCAGGGGAGGGCTCATGATCAATAAAATGAATGGTTGCTAGGTTGTGAGCAGGGTCCACCTGACAGGAGGGTATGAGTGCCACAGCGACATCATGAGGGGGTGGGGAAGTGCAGGACCCTCTCCAACCAACCTCTGACTCCTTCAGTAGAAGACCAGATACCCAAATTTAATTCTTCCTATGCCAGTCTTCCTGTGTGGGTGTCTTCTGGACCATGTATCTGGACACTAGTTGCTTGTTAAGAAAGGGCCTtctgccaggtgtggtagcacatggtTTTAAAcctagacagaggcaggaggattgagttcTAGACAGCTTCTTGGTCTACCTGGCTAGTTTTAGGTCAGTCAGAGCtacagtgagaccttatctcaaaaagaaaaaaggacctcAGATGGAAAGCCCTTTTCATCAAAACATttattaaggggctggagagatggctcagaggttaagagcactggctgctcttccagaggtcctgagttcaattcccagtaaccatgtgctggctcacaactatctgtaatgagatctggtgccctcttctggcatgcagttgtacatgcaggcagaacattatatacGTAATAcagaaatcttaaaacaaaacaaaatatcatcTTGAATGCCAACTGTACACAACTGAACTGAACAATGctgctcccttttcttctttcagagAGCAGTTGCTGCTCTTAGCTGGGTCAGCCCTATGGCCAGAGCAAAGCTGGTACCGTGGTGGCATGCTTAGCTtttgcaaggctctgggtttgttCACCAGCACCAGGGGTAAAAACCTCAGAGCAAGATCTGGCTGAACTGGAATGGAGTGAGTAAGGGCACTGGACTGAGCCTCACAGGCAGTGATTTCAAGCTCCTCTGGGTGCCCGAGGTCTTTTGCTGTTGAAACATACAGTGGGAAAAATGGCTCTACTCTGCCTGGGATAAAGCATTCAGGTGCtagaaaagaaagccagagagCTGGACAGGagctgctttttatttatttggaagtgGGCTTTTCAGCAAAGTCCCTTTAGGTTTAAGAGGatttttctgcttcctttcttcctccagttTCTGCTGCCTGAGcttccatgcctgtaatccagcatcCATTTCCTGTGTCAGCAGTACAACTCTTCTCTGAAACAGACAGGAAAAGGACAACTACCATCTGGTGTTCAAGCATATGTAGCATTGAGCAGATATCCTTTCTCCCCAAAGCCAGAGGTTTTCAGTTGGACACTGATGCTGCCTACGGGCATCAGGCCAGGCTTTGCATGAAAGGAGGAAACAACGCGAGGAAGAATGTCTGCTCGTGGTTTTTGCAACGAGCACCTCACTCCAGTCTTCCCTTCTATTAAAACATTGGGCTTGGGCCAGGTAGGGTGGTGTatcctttgatcctagcactagAGACAAAGGCAGGCCCACCTCTTGTGAGCTtgagagccagcctggtctatattccctgtatgaatgaatgaatgaagctgTGTGTCAGGACTGGAGAAACAGCTGCTGGTGGTGTGCCtgtccaggaagcagaaagcccGGGGTTTTATCCCAAGCACTGCCAAACAGTAGCTCAGGTGTAATGCAGTTTAAAACAAATTCTaatttatggggctggagagatggctcagtggttaaaagtactgtctgctctttcatGAGACCTGGTTCAACTCCTAACAgacatatggcagctcacaattgtgtaattccagtttctggggatctgacaccctcctgtGACCTCTacaagcaccaggcacacatgtgaacatatattcatacaggcaaaacacatacaaataaaataaaagtcaatcttaaagaaaacaaagatataGAATGATTTAAAATTTCCTCCTCCGATTATGTAAACACAGCCCTTGCTGGAGTTCCTGCCACTCACTGCAAGCTTTTCCCTTTGAGCTTTTCTTCGAAGCTGGCCTTTCATTGGGGGAGCAGGGCGGCCATCtacagacagaagaaagaaaaagacaagtgtTAAATGTGGTCTGGGCATCTTGTCCAAACACTATGATGTGGCAGGAATTACAGAAGAGTCCGTCTCTAGCTCCCTTCTTCCAGTTCACACTACAGCTGGAGTTGGAGCCAGCATGTGGGAGGTCCTAGGTTCAGGACCCAGTACTGCCCATCAAAAGTAATACTGAAGAGGAAACCAGTTCACAACTGCTCTAGCTTAATTTTTCTAATACATCTAGCATCTTTAATGGTGAGGTACAACAGAATCATGAAAATGAGTTCCCAAGCATGTTCCTATTATTTCATTATTAGCATGGAATTAGGGTCATCTGCAATGGCAAATTCACTGTTTTAATCTTTGCTAAACTTCATCTCACTGTATAATAAAatgcaatgttttgttttgtttttttttttcctcacttttGATTTTTGAGCCAAGGTCTTACTATGAGCCAAGGCTCT is from Meriones unguiculatus strain TT.TT164.6M chromosome 9, Bangor_MerUng_6.1, whole genome shotgun sequence and encodes:
- the Mrpl52 gene encoding large ribosomal subunit protein mL52 isoform X5 is translated as MAALGTWLSSVRRLHCSAAARAGGQWRLQQGLAANPSGYGPLTELPDWSFADGRPAPPMKGQLRRKAQREKLAVSEKSCTADTGNGCWITGMEAQAAETGGRKEAEKSS
- the Mrpl52 gene encoding large ribosomal subunit protein mL52 isoform X1; the encoded protein is MAALGTWLSIGVRRLHCSAAARAGGQWRLQQGLAANPSGYGPLTELPDWSFADGRPAPPMKGQLRRKAQREKLARRVVLLTQEMDAGLQAWKLRQQKLEEERKQKNPLKPKGTLLKSPLPNK
- the Mrpl52 gene encoding large ribosomal subunit protein mL52 isoform X2 — its product is MAALGTWLSSVRRLHCSAAARAGGQWRLQQGLAANPSGYGPLTELPDWSFADGRPAPPMKGQLRRKAQREKLARRVVLLTQEMDAGLQAWKLRQQKLEEERKQKNPLKPKGTLLKSPLPNK